GTATATTGGGAAATGCAAAACCACATTATGCACAAATGCATGGATTATCTAAACCCTCGTCCATAATTCTTTCTACGGACTCCCTTGCATAAATCTCGTACGCAAGTACATGTGATGACAATGCACGTGTGCACAAGGGCGCGTGGAAAATTCACTCAGCGCCATGGCGTAGTAATCTTATCGTGCATCTTCCCTGGTTACATCAAATGCATGTTTACATCGTGGGATGCAAATTAACTACATGGAATTCATCGTGCAAATAATTGGAGAAAACGGGCATGTCTATAcataatatatgtatatatggaCCTATTGCAACGCGCGCGCGTATGTTCGCGTGCAGGCAGCATCGATCCAGCTCACATCCCACCATCATGGACGGTGGCTACTGAGCTACCCAATCATACGTTGGTATGGTACTAGCTAACAAGGTATTAGCACGACGTGTCTTACCCCTGATGACTTTTGTCGCTACTAGCTGCTAACAGTTAAAACTTTTATATTACTATGAAAGCAGATATCTTGCATCCATGGGTAAAAGAAGAAGATTAAACCTTGAAAAAAGAACTATAAAGCTGTACATACACAGCATGAGTCGCACATCGTCTAGCTTGTTTCCATTATTCTTGGGAAAGAAACGTTATGTTCTCTGCATATACAGACCGATCTGAACCTCGACCCCAGCTTATCTTGAATTTCAACCAAGAGATTCAAATGTGCAACCAAGATTCCAAGAATAAATAAGCATATAAAATCGGAATAATTTCGTCCATACCACCACTTAATGCGCACTTTTTATCTATACCATCAGCATGCGCATGTGTCATCACAAATCACAAGACCTTGGTATAGATGAAAAGTGATGGTAGTACAGATGCAAATTCATGAAGAAATATTTTGGACAGGGCTCTATTTTAGCCCCCAAAAATAGCCTAAGTAGAAACTATAAGATGGGAAAGAAAAAACCATTCCAAAATTTGTAAACAATACCGCCCATACAATTTCAGTACTTCACATTTTCTCCGAACTGAACTGTGTCGCGttcgtgcgtgcgtgcgtgcgtgagTGATGCATCAATTCTGGCGGCGCGTGATGAATCGTGCATGCCCACCATGTCCCGGATGACCACGGATCAGCTCATGCACTCACCGGCTCCGGCGtcggcacggccggcggcgacgaggcCGTAGACGGCCGCGAGCGACCTGAGGAGCTCGAGCCTGGCCCGGAGCCGGGCGATGTAGTCGGCGGTGCGGGCGAGCAGGGCCCCCGCGGgcgcctcctccccgccgggcACCAGCCGCCGCAGCTCCCGCACCTTCCGCTGcagcgccgcgccggccgcgcgcgacgacggccgccgcctccccgcgccgccgccgctcgcgctgccccgcgggcgcctccgccgcctgaTCTCCTCCATCACGCTCAGCTAGCCGCCGCCCCAGCTGGTAGCAAGCTAGCTAGCCAGCGGTAGCCAAGCGCTCCTTGTTCACGTACGTGGCGGGCGCGGAGAGGGCGAGCCCCGGCCCGGCCGGAATAAATAGAGCCAGCACCCACCAGGCCGAATCGCCGAGGCCGCCATCCGCATCTCGGCGTGGCGCGCAGCGGGCATGTGAGGGGGAGGGCGCTTTCGCTGCGGACGTGGAGGAAAAAGGCGGCCGGGGAAAGGCGCCCGCCACCGAGGACAAaagcgcgggcgcaggcggggCGGAGCGGGACATGGATGGACGGACGGCGAGCGGTGGTTCGGCGGTAGCAGGGTGGGGGCGTGGCGGTGGGGCCCGGGCGTGGACGCCACGTCTCGTCCGGTTGCCGTCGCCCGCACGTGCCCGACAGCTGGTCGCTTCCAGAGTGATCACGCGCTTGCGTGGGTGGGTCATGCGACGTGGCGCGGCGGCAcaggccggggggggggggtgcgggggtggggcggcggggaggggagagggacGGTCGCCGGCTCGCCGTCCGGTGCCGCCGCGATCGGCAGGTCATCGAGGCTTGAAGCGTATCGCCATGGCCGATGGATAACAGCTGCCACCCCGCTAGCGGCCGGGATCTTCTGTGGTCGTGTAACGAGCTACGAGTCTACAACCATGCGGTAAGCCGGCAACCAATTTATTGGATTTTATTCGATCAAAGGACTCGAGGAGAAGTATAGCACCATCACTTCCAAAATATAAAATGTGTTAGTTTTATACTAACTCAAACTTCTTTCATTTTTTTAACATTGCCTAAGCATATTTTTCATTAAAAGGAAGAAAAAAGCATGACATCCACAAGCAGCTTCGAAGGTTGATTGGGTAAAGAGAGGAGACCCGACTGACCCATCCAGCACTAGCTACAACACGTTTATAGAAAAATCATAACTACAACATCAAATTAGTTTTATTAAATTCACCTAAATATATCTTAATAGTGTATTTATTTGGTATATtattatatattttattttttataaaatTGATCATATTTAAAAAGATTGATTTACAATAAAATTAAAATTTCTTATATTTTGGAACGCGGGGAATATTGAACAAGGATGAAATATTAGGAGTAAGCCCTTTATAAGAAAGGTATAGTGTGTATGTCTTTTCGCATGTTGGCCTGTTGAACCTAGCAAAAGATGATGAATTTTCTCCTCTTTGGATGCTAGGGCAAATATCTCCTTCACTAGTCGAGGTCCTTTATATTATTGTCTTGAATAAACCAAGCTTTGGGTCAACATATTTGAAAATTATAGACTTGCTAGTGATTGCATCTATAGGTATCTTCAGTGATAAGTGTATTTGTTGTACATGGTACTTTTAAGCTTTCAACAGTTAAAATTTTGTACCTGCCTGCCCTTGTTGTAGAAggcaaaagtgcacaaaaaaTAATGCATGTATCACATGGGAAAAGACTGCTTTATCATCCTCTACAGACTACAAGAAATGTAGTATCACAAGTGGCCGAGCATATCGCATAAATTTCACATTCATTGATACGGTGTCTCCCATTTGCTAGGACAGATATTATTAACTGAAACATTTTAGACAACGCAGGAAAAGGACTCCGGAAAAGAACAAGTTGGACAAGCCACACATCAGCTTTCATGCCAGGTCTGAGGTCTCGGCGTAGCGAATCCATGTAACCTCACATGCACATGGATTGGGACATGAACCAAAAGCTCCTACTATCCATCCTGTCAAATTCTTAGGAATTTGCTGGGTTCAACCCGTCTCTGCCATTATGATGAATGGGCAGTCAACCAAGCTCAGGCTTGCTAATAATATACTGTTTTTAGAATGCATGAATGAATCAAAGTATTTTCACCAAAATTATCCGTGTGACTTTTTAAGTCTAGAACATTTTAAAAGTGATTACAATACGTTCTTACTTCGCATGAAAATAATAGAATAGAATAGGTAAACATGTCGATATGAAATGTAACGATCAGGACCATTTAGCTGTCATCACTccaaaaaaatcataaaaaggCAACACTCGCATAAATACCCGCTGCAATAATACCTGCCACACGTCAATAGTTGTTACCATCCGATGCTTCCGCGAAGGTGCTACAGTATAATGATCCTTCTAttctccctccgttccaaattataagtAATTTTAGTATTTTAATAAATCAAACTTCTTTTCTTATTAAGTTTTTTGCGGGGAAAGGCATGGTACGTAAGACAAAAACTAGTTTCAGTAGACAGAACATAAATATATGATGATATTGTTTTTATTTTGGTGTTGTAGatatattttgtataaatttgatcaaaactaTATAAGTTTGACTTAATATGGACCTAAAAGGATGTATAATTTGAAACGGATGAACTACTACGCTATCTATACAGCTGTGGTCGACCAAGTACCAAATTATCGAACCAGACACCCTGTATCCCGCGCGACGCAAAAAGCATCACGTACCACGAAAGTAAAGGCGCCACGAGCCAAAAACTCAGCACGCGAGGTGGGGCTAACCTACCTAGCTAACACTGCAAAAATAAGCTATGGATCGGGGAGAGGGCACGGCGTGGCGCCATGGGTGGCCTCTTGCTTGCTGCTGCCGTGCCATGCTTAGCTGTGGTGCACGAGAGAGGATGGTGGTAGATGAGGCTCGCGGGGGGGACCGTGCATTTTCCCCGCGGCGAGTGACGTGTCCGCGCGGCACGGGCTGGAAGCGCACACGGCACATACGGAGAGGCCCGCGGCCGTTGCGGTTGGAAACGGGACGGGGCACATGCGAGCACATGCCCCGTCAGGCCGTGGTGGCTCAGCTCGAGCTTCAGGAGAGAGCTGCGGCGACGTACCCATCACTCTCCCCGCTCCAATCATGTGTCAGCTGTGCCGGTCTCGAGCTAGCTAGCGCCCGTGCATGTATGTGTTGGTGTCTGTCCGGGCCCGACTGGCTTCAGGAATCGCTGCTGCCTTCACTGTGACCTTCCAACGACGTTGCTAGCTAGCTGTGACGACCATTTTGTTTGCATGAGGCCATCTAGTTCGT
The Panicum hallii strain FIL2 chromosome 6, PHallii_v3.1, whole genome shotgun sequence genome window above contains:
- the LOC112897888 gene encoding uncharacterized protein LOC112897888; this translates as MEEIRRRRRPRGSASGGGAGRRRPSSRAAGAALQRKVRELRRLVPGGEEAPAGALLARTADYIARLRARLELLRSLAAVYGLVAAGRADAGAGECMS